In Nonomuraea sp. NBC_00507, the following are encoded in one genomic region:
- a CDS encoding NmrA/HSCARG family protein, with protein MSHDDVITVLGATGTQGGAVARALLTDGEFTVRAVTRNAASPKAQTLAGLGAHVVEATLTDEGSLRRAFDGAYGAFLVTPYWEHRSPTRELAEVENLISAAQAAALRHVVWSTLEDTREAIAADDTRMPFIGDGYRVPHFDLKGGAADALFAKSGLPTTYMLMSFYWDNLLGLAKPQRDPDGTLAFHLPLGDTAIAGVASDDIGRLALRVLRQPSQTIGATVPVVGEYLTGEQMAAALSTVLGEPVAYRPPTHDEFRSVDFPGADELGNMFQYYTEFPGSYLGRRDLDIARAFNPDPLTLTDFLAAHRAELAA; from the coding sequence ATGTCTCACGACGATGTGATCACGGTGCTCGGCGCGACCGGCACGCAAGGCGGCGCGGTCGCGCGGGCGCTGCTGACCGACGGCGAATTCACGGTACGGGCGGTGACGCGCAACGCCGCGTCGCCCAAGGCGCAGACTCTGGCCGGGCTCGGCGCCCACGTGGTGGAGGCGACACTCACCGACGAGGGCAGCCTTCGCCGGGCATTCGACGGGGCATACGGCGCGTTCCTGGTTACGCCGTACTGGGAGCACCGTTCGCCCACCCGGGAACTGGCCGAGGTGGAGAACCTCATCAGCGCGGCCCAGGCCGCCGCCCTGCGGCACGTCGTGTGGTCGACGCTCGAGGACACCCGCGAGGCGATCGCGGCCGACGACACCCGGATGCCGTTCATCGGCGACGGCTACCGGGTGCCGCACTTCGACTTGAAGGGAGGGGCCGCCGACGCCCTGTTCGCCAAGTCCGGCCTGCCCACGACGTACATGCTGATGTCCTTCTACTGGGACAACCTGCTCGGCCTGGCCAAGCCACAACGCGACCCGGACGGGACGCTGGCCTTCCATCTCCCGCTCGGCGACACGGCCATCGCGGGCGTCGCCTCCGACGACATCGGCCGGCTGGCGCTGCGCGTGCTGCGCCAGCCGTCGCAGACGATCGGCGCCACGGTTCCCGTGGTCGGCGAGTACCTGACCGGCGAGCAGATGGCGGCGGCGCTCAGCACGGTCCTCGGTGAGCCGGTGGCCTACCGCCCACCCACCCACGACGAGTTCCGCAGCGTCGACTTCCCCGGCGCGGACGAGCTGGGAAACATGTTCCAGTACTACACCGAGTTTCCCGGGTCCTATCTCGGCCGCCGCGACCTCGACATCGCACGCGCGTTCAACCCCGATCCGCTCACGCTGACCGACTTCCTGGCCGCGCATCGTGCCGAACTCGCGGCCTGA
- a CDS encoding NADP-dependent oxidoreductase, which produces MKAVRFHEYGDPSVLRYEDVEQPVPGAGQVLIRVAATSFNGVDGNIRAGFMQGPIPVTLPHTPGIDVSGTIAALGEGVTGIQFGDQVVGFLPMVADGAAAEYVVAPAEILAPAPTSISLADAAALPIVGLTAWQALFDHAKLAAGQRVLINGAGGAVGGHAVQLAKNAGAYVIATASPRSIEQVKATGADEVIDHTTTEVAAAVSEPVDVVLNLAPINPAQLAALLTLIRPGGVLVNTTVWMPAPSDEQRGVRGIDLFVRSDATQLSHLVALIDSGELHVDVAQQVPLPELPAVHAQAAAGALPGKTVIVAPTA; this is translated from the coding sequence ATGAAGGCAGTGCGTTTCCACGAGTACGGCGACCCGAGCGTCCTGCGTTACGAGGACGTCGAGCAGCCCGTCCCCGGCGCCGGGCAGGTGTTGATCCGGGTCGCCGCGACGTCGTTCAATGGGGTCGACGGCAACATCCGCGCCGGTTTCATGCAGGGTCCGATCCCGGTGACGCTGCCGCACACGCCGGGCATCGACGTGTCCGGCACGATCGCGGCGCTGGGCGAGGGCGTGACCGGCATCCAGTTCGGTGACCAGGTCGTAGGGTTCCTGCCGATGGTGGCCGATGGCGCGGCCGCGGAGTACGTCGTCGCTCCGGCCGAGATTCTCGCTCCGGCGCCGACCAGCATCTCCTTGGCCGACGCCGCCGCGCTGCCCATCGTGGGTCTCACCGCGTGGCAGGCGCTGTTCGACCACGCGAAGCTGGCGGCCGGCCAGCGCGTGCTGATCAACGGCGCGGGCGGCGCCGTCGGGGGCCACGCCGTTCAGCTGGCCAAGAACGCCGGCGCGTACGTGATCGCCACGGCCAGCCCCCGCAGCATCGAGCAGGTCAAGGCCACGGGTGCCGATGAGGTCATCGACCACACCACCACCGAGGTGGCCGCGGCGGTGAGCGAGCCGGTCGACGTCGTGCTCAACCTCGCCCCGATCAACCCGGCGCAGTTGGCCGCACTGCTCACCCTGATCCGTCCCGGCGGAGTACTGGTGAACACCACGGTGTGGATGCCCGCCCCCAGCGACGAGCAGCGCGGCGTACGCGGTATCGACCTGTTCGTCCGCAGCGACGCCACCCAGCTGTCCCACCTGGTCGCGCTAATCGACTCCGGCGAGCTGCACGTCGACGTCGCCCAGCAGGTCCCCCTCCCGGAGCTGCCGGCCGTGCACGCCCAGGCCGCCGCGGGTGCGCTGCCCGGGAAGACCGTCATCGTCGCCCCCACCGCCTGA
- a CDS encoding MmyB family transcriptional regulator, with protein MSNVDRELLEHFLRARPNEVGGDHAGPVMTRIVERLPDYPAMVFSRCGEVLLQTRPAIVLFGDYTRFGGRSRYLVDRWFADPAARERYLVEVGVTGHWHLRRYRHADLGELELCRQLLVDPVEHQMLVVFMAVPGSPSDEKLRRLTVAGD; from the coding sequence GTGAGCAACGTGGACCGGGAACTTCTGGAGCACTTTCTCCGGGCGCGCCCCAATGAGGTTGGGGGCGATCATGCCGGCCCGGTCATGACGCGCATCGTCGAGCGTCTGCCGGACTATCCCGCGATGGTGTTCTCCCGGTGCGGCGAGGTGCTGTTGCAGACTCGTCCGGCGATTGTTCTGTTCGGCGATTACACCCGGTTCGGCGGAAGGTCGCGCTATTTGGTCGACCGCTGGTTCGCAGACCCGGCGGCGCGCGAGCGCTACCTCGTCGAGGTGGGCGTCACCGGTCACTGGCACCTCCGACGCTACCGGCATGCCGACCTGGGAGAGCTGGAGCTATGCCGACAGCTTCTGGTGGATCCCGTGGAGCACCAGATGCTGGTGGTCTTCATGGCCGTCCCGGGCTCTCCAAGCGACGAGAAGCTCCGCCGCCTGACAGTCGCGGGCGACTAG
- a CDS encoding helix-turn-helix transcriptional regulator, whose translation MDRALLADFLRARRERLQPEDVGLPRGSRRRTGGLRREEIAVLAGMSADYYSRLEQQRGPMPSEQMLAALARALNLNPSEREHLFALGGHSAPRRSLRDEQVSPAMRRIVERLSDTPAIVLSRFGETLLQNQSAVALLGDYTRFNGMSRYLVYRWFTDPAQRALYPPEDHALRGRVFTAEIRAAYTADPTGTAGEIVDALLAVSPEFAEVWRRHEVDVTHHHDLKRYRHAELGELELYGQRLVDPDEGQELLVFLAHPGSPSDEKLQRLIAMS comes from the coding sequence ATGGACCGAGCACTGCTGGCGGACTTTCTCCGGGCGCGGCGGGAGAGGCTGCAGCCGGAGGACGTCGGGCTTCCCCGTGGCTCACGGCGTCGTACGGGCGGACTGCGGCGCGAGGAGATCGCGGTGCTGGCCGGTATGTCGGCCGATTACTACAGCCGGCTCGAGCAGCAGCGCGGTCCGATGCCGTCCGAGCAGATGCTCGCCGCCCTGGCGCGGGCGCTGAACCTCAACCCGAGTGAGCGGGAGCACTTGTTCGCCCTCGGCGGGCACTCGGCTCCGCGGCGCTCCTTACGCGACGAGCAGGTCAGTCCGGCCATGAGGCGCATCGTCGAGCGTCTCTCAGACACGCCCGCGATCGTGTTGTCCCGGTTCGGCGAGACGCTGTTGCAGAACCAGTCGGCGGTTGCCCTGCTCGGCGACTACACCCGGTTCAACGGCATGTCCCGCTACCTGGTCTACCGCTGGTTCACCGACCCGGCGCAGCGCGCCCTCTATCCCCCCGAGGACCATGCCCTCCGCGGCCGGGTCTTCACCGCGGAGATCCGGGCGGCGTACACGGCCGACCCTACGGGCACAGCCGGCGAGATCGTCGACGCGCTGCTGGCGGTCAGCCCCGAGTTCGCGGAGGTCTGGCGGCGGCACGAGGTGGATGTCACCCACCACCACGATCTCAAACGCTACCGGCATGCGGAACTGGGCGAGCTGGAGCTCTACGGCCAGCGGCTGGTGGATCCCGACGAGGGTCAGGAGTTGCTGGTCTTCCTGGCGCATCCCGGCTCACCGAGCGATGAGAAGCTCCAGCGCCTGATCGCGATGAGCTGA
- a CDS encoding MarR family winged helix-turn-helix transcriptional regulator, translating into MSEPAPGLNSEQLGAYFALMEVSSLLQYAVDEHLRADGDLSYVQFQILARLVDAPEGRLRMTDLADGVVYSRSGLTYQAGLLDKRGLITRSPSPDDERSVMVTVTDTGRDLIAHVLPGHVDRVRQLLFEPMTGNDLTALSTVLGRVRDHMRATPPRSAKPRAGRNRTD; encoded by the coding sequence GTGAGTGAGCCGGCACCTGGCCTGAATTCGGAGCAACTCGGTGCGTACTTCGCTCTGATGGAGGTCAGCAGCCTTCTTCAGTACGCGGTGGACGAGCACCTGCGCGCCGACGGTGACCTCAGTTACGTGCAGTTCCAGATCCTGGCGCGGCTGGTGGACGCTCCCGAGGGCAGGCTGCGGATGACGGATCTGGCCGACGGTGTCGTGTACAGCCGCAGCGGGCTCACCTACCAGGCGGGATTGCTGGACAAACGCGGCCTGATCACCCGCTCACCGTCGCCGGACGACGAGCGCAGTGTCATGGTGACTGTCACCGACACCGGCCGCGACCTGATCGCCCACGTGCTTCCCGGGCATGTCGACCGCGTCCGGCAGTTGCTGTTCGAACCGATGACCGGCAACGACCTCACCGCCCTCAGCACCGTTCTCGGTCGTGTCCGCGACCACATGCGCGCCACCCCGCCACGGTCCGCCAAACCCCGCGCCGGACGCAACCGAACCGACTGA
- a CDS encoding DUF4265 domain-containing protein, with product MVIAAPSERLPTAPDLIKVWFQFKPREGWLPYDTEGLWATRLSRDTARVANVPFLQDGVAEGDVVRFITDDAGLHWACERWEASGNCTIRVLPVPDGPLGRSAQAVHEQLASFGLGGESFSSELPLVAFTVPADADLGQIKSLLMRGQMDGWWHFEESCITDAWRTA from the coding sequence ATGGTAATTGCAGCTCCCTCAGAACGCCTTCCCACAGCGCCAGACCTGATCAAGGTGTGGTTCCAGTTCAAGCCTCGGGAAGGCTGGCTTCCTTACGACACCGAAGGTCTCTGGGCCACGCGCTTGAGCCGGGACACCGCCCGGGTGGCGAACGTCCCATTCCTGCAGGACGGCGTCGCCGAGGGCGACGTGGTGCGCTTCATCACCGACGACGCCGGTCTTCACTGGGCCTGTGAGCGGTGGGAAGCATCGGGCAATTGCACGATCCGGGTCCTCCCGGTCCCCGATGGACCGCTGGGACGAAGCGCACAGGCCGTACACGAGCAGTTGGCATCGTTCGGGTTGGGCGGGGAATCCTTCAGCTCGGAACTTCCCCTGGTCGCCTTCACCGTGCCGGCTGACGCAGACCTTGGGCAGATTAAGTCGCTGCTGATGCGAGGCCAAATGGATGGGTGGTGGCACTTCGAGGAGTCCTGCATCACCGACGCCTGGCGGACCGCTTAA
- a CDS encoding S1 RNA-binding domain-containing protein has protein sequence MIEILRAVRLGDLVSGTIREAGRLGASVRLDGRLGLVPADIGPLDVSWCRQPDEAIQVGQRVTAEVIAVDPDQARIRLSLAATENPELWAFLKGLRPGEVLSGVVADVQRFGVFVALDDGPPHPVYPGVGFLTIPELSWRRFDNAYEVIDVGQRVVCSVLCFDTTNGEARLSLRALAPDPFQKFADTAVEGQELTGTVTKLVPFGAFVKVAEGAEGLVHLDELASIPVETPDQVVQVGDRVKVAIIGLDRSRRRLLLSRKEAEPDPQSAGAEGGPPRS, from the coding sequence ATGATTGAGATCTTGAGGGCTGTGCGGCTCGGCGACCTCGTCTCAGGGACGATCAGAGAAGCGGGACGGCTCGGGGCTTCAGTGAGGCTCGACGGGCGCCTGGGCCTGGTACCGGCGGACATCGGACCCCTGGACGTCTCATGGTGCCGCCAGCCAGATGAGGCCATACAGGTCGGCCAGCGCGTCACCGCTGAAGTAATCGCTGTCGACCCGGATCAGGCGAGGATCCGCCTGTCGCTGGCCGCGACCGAGAATCCCGAACTCTGGGCATTCCTGAAAGGACTCCGCCCCGGTGAGGTACTCAGCGGTGTGGTGGCGGATGTACAACGGTTCGGCGTGTTCGTGGCGCTGGACGATGGGCCGCCTCATCCCGTCTACCCGGGCGTAGGGTTCCTCACGATTCCCGAGCTTTCCTGGCGGCGTTTCGACAACGCCTACGAAGTCATCGATGTTGGACAGCGGGTGGTCTGCTCCGTCCTCTGCTTCGACACCACGAACGGCGAAGCTAGGCTCTCCCTTCGTGCACTCGCGCCTGACCCCTTCCAGAAGTTCGCCGACACAGCCGTCGAAGGTCAAGAGCTCACCGGCACGGTGACCAAGCTCGTTCCCTTCGGAGCCTTCGTCAAAGTCGCGGAAGGGGCTGAGGGCCTGGTTCACCTGGACGAGCTGGCCTCGATACCGGTTGAGACCCCCGACCAGGTCGTTCAGGTCGGCGACCGCGTCAAGGTGGCCATCATCGGCCTGGATCGCTCTCGCCGCCGATTACTGCTCTCCCGCAAGGAGGCTGAGCCTGATCCTCAGTCGGCTGGCGCAGAAGGAGGTCCGCCCAGGTCATGA
- a CDS encoding SMI1/KNR4 family protein, which produces MSHDDLIQRIRRRAWDPARRHDRVYVPLDWLKREYGENIRSRIHHTQQPLREGGSLMQLSFDGPTPDHLIKAALEAGAPEAVEYFSDVPHEPPYPPISEADLRACEQRIGQELPKLLRRVYTEVSNGGFGPSYDLLGLPPGGHRAYEVGPDALEEYEKYRR; this is translated from the coding sequence ATGTCACATGACGATCTGATCCAGCGAATCCGTAGACGGGCCTGGGATCCCGCACGCCGCCACGACCGAGTCTACGTCCCGCTGGACTGGCTCAAACGTGAGTACGGCGAGAACATCAGGAGCCGCATCCACCACACGCAGCAGCCGCTCCGTGAAGGCGGCAGCCTAATGCAACTCAGCTTCGACGGCCCCACACCTGACCACCTCATCAAGGCGGCCTTGGAAGCAGGTGCCCCCGAAGCCGTCGAGTACTTCAGTGATGTCCCGCATGAGCCGCCGTACCCGCCGATCTCTGAGGCGGACCTGCGAGCCTGCGAGCAACGCATCGGCCAGGAGTTACCCAAGCTCCTGCGGAGGGTGTACACGGAGGTGAGCAACGGCGGCTTCGGCCCTTCCTACGATCTCCTGGGCCTTCCGCCTGGCGGGCACCGGGCATACGAGGTCGGCCCGGACGCGCTCGAAGAATACGAGAAATACCGGAGGTGA